In a genomic window of Desulfovibrio inopinatus DSM 10711:
- a CDS encoding 3'-5' exoribonuclease YhaM family protein, with product MGERKDVTVKSIFIENLARGMVIEDMFLITSARPGQAKNGPFWSLVLEDVTGSIETKIWSPLSQAFSDIPPGSFVLAGGAVGEYRDKLQLTLDHMTFLDPEADGLDMADFIQQSAIPPQELYDALLALCNDEFQHKPWKRFCKKVLTNDTIRERVLAAPGAKSIHHAYRGGLLEHTLGVCRLCLAICALYDQLDRETLLAAAIFHDLGKAWELVADVSRDYTSEGRLLGHITITQQILDPFLQKAKDLDEELKLHFRHLLLSHHGELEFGSPKRPKTPEAFVLHFADNIDAKLKTGFEALADTEENGQSWSAFVPSLGRALFCATKTPCANSAGRGNKTEDNKGVQQCLLPLKA from the coding sequence ATGGGGGAACGCAAGGACGTGACCGTCAAAAGTATTTTTATTGAAAATCTGGCTCGCGGCATGGTGATTGAGGACATGTTTCTCATTACATCTGCCAGACCTGGCCAAGCAAAGAACGGACCCTTTTGGTCTCTGGTTCTAGAAGATGTCACCGGAAGTATTGAAACCAAAATTTGGAGTCCGCTCAGTCAAGCGTTTTCCGATATTCCACCAGGAAGCTTTGTTCTCGCCGGAGGGGCTGTAGGAGAATACCGGGATAAGCTTCAGCTTACTCTGGATCATATGACATTTCTTGATCCTGAAGCCGACGGTCTCGACATGGCCGATTTTATCCAGCAAAGCGCCATTCCACCACAGGAACTCTATGACGCGCTCCTTGCACTGTGTAACGATGAGTTTCAGCATAAACCCTGGAAGCGTTTTTGTAAAAAAGTGCTGACGAACGACACGATCCGTGAACGAGTTCTCGCCGCTCCTGGAGCCAAAAGCATTCACCATGCCTACCGAGGAGGCCTCCTCGAACATACGCTCGGGGTGTGTCGACTGTGTCTTGCTATTTGCGCGCTCTATGATCAACTCGATCGAGAAACATTGCTGGCAGCAGCAATATTCCACGATTTGGGCAAAGCCTGGGAACTTGTTGCTGATGTTTCGCGAGACTATACCAGTGAAGGCCGGCTTTTGGGACATATCACCATCACGCAGCAGATACTGGACCCTTTTTTACAGAAAGCCAAAGATCTTGACGAAGAACTCAAGCTCCATTTTCGACATCTCTTACTCAGTCATCATGGGGAACTCGAATTCGGTTCCCCCAAACGGCCCAAAACCCCTGAAGCATTCGTGCTTCATTTCGCCGACAACATCGATGCCAAGCTCAAAACCGGTTTTGAAGCCCTGGCCGATACTGAAGAAAACGGGCAGTCGTGGTCGGCCTTCGTGCCATCACTTGGACGAGCGCTGTTTTGTGCCACCAAAACACCCTGCGCCAACTCGGCAGGCCGGGGGAACAAGACCGAAGACAACAAGGGGGTACAACAATGTTTATTACCTTTGAAGGCATAG
- the surE gene encoding 5'/3'-nucleotidase SurE: MRILLTNDDGIQAIGLRSLYKALVEAGHDVACVAPVTEQSAVGHAVTIASPLRVKQFHEENFSGLGVSGTPADCVKIGLTTLLETPPDIVVSGINSGANVGVDILYSGTVSAATEGALMGYPALAVSYDDFAPVDLLPQGRYVASFLDTIDWSTLPQFRVLNLNFPKHSIDEVKGLKLCPQTDATYEDWFEEKKDPRGRSYYWLDGVIPAERVAPDSDRGLLTQGYITLTPLRFDFTDHETLSSLESHLNLS; the protein is encoded by the coding sequence ATGCGTATTCTTCTCACCAACGATGACGGAATTCAGGCTATTGGTCTGCGTAGCCTATACAAGGCTTTAGTCGAGGCTGGTCACGATGTCGCATGTGTGGCCCCGGTCACAGAGCAATCGGCCGTGGGACACGCCGTGACAATTGCTTCTCCGCTACGGGTCAAACAGTTTCATGAAGAGAATTTTTCCGGACTTGGGGTGTCCGGTACTCCGGCCGACTGTGTTAAAATTGGCCTGACAACGTTGCTGGAAACACCTCCCGACATTGTTGTCTCCGGTATTAATAGCGGCGCGAATGTCGGAGTCGACATTTTGTACTCCGGGACTGTATCCGCCGCCACGGAAGGTGCCCTCATGGGATACCCGGCTTTGGCTGTGTCGTATGACGATTTTGCTCCCGTGGATCTGTTGCCGCAAGGTCGTTATGTGGCATCGTTTCTAGATACAATAGACTGGAGCACATTGCCCCAGTTTCGCGTGCTCAACCTGAATTTTCCCAAACATTCCATAGATGAAGTGAAAGGCCTCAAATTGTGTCCACAAACCGATGCGACGTATGAAGATTGGTTTGAAGAAAAAAAAGATCCTCGCGGTCGCTCATATTATTGGCTTGATGGAGTGATTCCGGCTGAACGTGTGGCTCCGGACTCGGATCGAGGCTTGTTGACGCAAGGCTACATCACGTTAACACCGCTCCGTTTTGATTTCACTGATCATGAAACGCTGTCTTCGCTCGAATCTCACCTGAATCTCTCATAA
- a CDS encoding desulfoferrodoxin FeS4 iron-binding domain-containing protein: MPSQEGQVYTCESCGAVVLVQQGGGGELVCCGEPMVLVSK, encoded by the coding sequence ATGCCGAGTCAAGAAGGTCAAGTTTACACGTGTGAGTCTTGTGGGGCTGTCGTTTTGGTGCAACAAGGTGGAGGCGGAGAATTGGTCTGCTGTGGGGAACCTATGGTTCTCGTCAGTAAATAA
- a CDS encoding gamma-glutamyl-gamma-aminobutyrate hydrolase family protein — translation MLGRGQQVSKELVPRPRIHSMPPRIAVTGPENGGIAMWIFLWFAVVLAGGRPTRMTPRHRFSLDEYDGLIISGGVDVDMNPDDAAESLGRLTMEEAGQETRILRALAHYIVYPLVALVRWLFRTKHPNRLDHERDAMEMAALNEAEQLGIPILGICRGAQLMNIVRGGSLHRDLTAFYTETTQIRTIFPRKRVEFVEKSLLRRVFNAPSAKVNALHNQAVDTLGAGLDVTAVEDTGVVQAIEDQSLPFFIGVQWHPEFLPQKASHRALFRTLVEISAQYRRSCPDLFSV, via the coding sequence ATGCTGGGGCGTGGGCAACAAGTCTCGAAAGAGCTTGTGCCCAGGCCCCGCATTCATTCTATGCCACCTCGCATCGCTGTCACTGGTCCGGAAAATGGTGGTATCGCCATGTGGATATTTCTTTGGTTCGCTGTGGTGCTGGCTGGGGGCCGACCAACGAGAATGACACCACGACATCGTTTCTCTCTCGATGAATATGATGGGCTTATTATAAGTGGAGGAGTCGATGTCGATATGAACCCGGACGACGCCGCAGAGAGCCTTGGTCGTTTGACGATGGAAGAGGCTGGCCAAGAAACGCGTATATTGCGCGCTCTTGCGCATTATATTGTGTACCCGCTTGTAGCTTTGGTGCGTTGGCTTTTTCGAACAAAGCACCCCAATCGTCTTGATCACGAACGAGATGCAATGGAAATGGCGGCCCTGAACGAAGCAGAGCAGTTAGGCATACCGATTCTCGGGATATGCCGTGGTGCACAGTTGATGAATATTGTTCGTGGTGGCAGCCTTCACCGTGACTTGACTGCATTTTATACAGAAACCACGCAGATACGGACAATCTTTCCAAGAAAACGCGTCGAATTTGTGGAGAAAAGTCTTCTTCGACGAGTGTTCAATGCTCCATCAGCCAAAGTTAACGCACTTCACAACCAAGCTGTCGATACGCTTGGTGCCGGACTCGACGTCACTGCTGTTGAAGATACCGGCGTTGTGCAGGCTATTGAGGATCAATCGTTGCCGTTTTTTATTGGTGTGCAATGGCACCCTGAATTTCTTCCGCAAAAGGCATCACATCGGGCATTGTTTCGAACACTGGTGGAGATAAGTGCCCAATACCGCAGGTCGTGCCCTGACCTCTTTTCTGTGTAA
- a CDS encoding DUF3096 domain-containing protein: MNVSMHLQPVIAIIAGIVILIKPTILNYVVAAYLIITGILALR; encoded by the coding sequence ATGAACGTTTCAATGCATTTGCAACCTGTCATTGCTATTATTGCCGGTATCGTCATTCTCATCAAGCCAACCATTCTCAATTACGTTGTCGCAGCATACCTCATTATCACGGGAATTCTCGCCCTGCGATAA
- a CDS encoding HPF/RaiA family ribosome-associated protein, whose protein sequence is MKLPLDISYRGMEKSAAIDELIHKKAAKLEQVCNQINSLRVALEVDHKRQRSTMSFRVRLDFTVPPGHELCVKRESTGQNANDDLYLLVRETFDAAKRKASKLNQKQGGRVKPHPEHEVQAVVSKLFPGEDYGFVRTLNERDVYFHRNSVVYGDFEDLTVGDGVALEVTQGEKGLQATSIRLIESRTRPEA, encoded by the coding sequence ATGAAACTGCCTCTTGATATCTCCTACCGTGGCATGGAAAAGTCGGCTGCCATTGACGAACTTATTCATAAGAAGGCAGCCAAGTTGGAGCAGGTATGCAATCAGATTAACAGTCTTCGGGTCGCTCTTGAGGTTGATCACAAGCGACAACGCTCCACGATGAGTTTCCGGGTACGCCTGGATTTTACTGTACCTCCGGGACATGAATTGTGTGTAAAGAGGGAGTCCACCGGTCAAAACGCAAACGATGACCTTTATCTGCTTGTTCGGGAAACGTTTGACGCAGCGAAGAGAAAGGCAAGCAAGCTGAATCAAAAGCAAGGGGGACGGGTTAAGCCCCATCCCGAGCATGAAGTACAAGCTGTTGTCTCGAAGCTGTTTCCTGGAGAGGATTACGGATTTGTCCGCACCTTGAATGAGCGTGATGTGTACTTTCATCGCAACAGTGTCGTGTATGGCGACTTTGAAGATCTGACAGTAGGCGACGGCGTTGCTTTAGAGGTAACACAGGGAGAAAAGGGGCTTCAGGCAACATCAATTCGGCTTATCGAGAGCCGAACTCGACCTGAAGCGTAA
- a CDS encoding outer membrane homotrimeric porin, which yields MKRLLFVASFFTLLFGMFTVASATTEIRMVGDARIHANWYANYQFTGWNRDGTETVDPVTIWERFRLRTDFIANESLKFRLGLKVEEVWGHGTFTADNSDVSLEVYQAYLKFKWPDTDIEITAGYQPLALPQSAFFDGSIVFDSEAAALVVTSPLIDDTLAINAGFIRFLDNGQDDFTTTQVADELDAYFLALPITLDGATIVPWGMVAVAGINGNYGAFGDGNGAELFTAGTYMIAPVGLKNNQNVYWWVGGAFEVDALDPIKLYADVLYGEGNSGDRDKSKRWGWFIDGAIEYTGLDMLTPQLSAWWSSGEDGSTRNGSERMPYLVSSWNSSTSFLFDGGQEFENGFVGVNPIGSWGITASLNDISFIEDLTHRLTFTYARGTNSKTALRDANLILGTNNFFIMGKDLTVDEYVLGLSFDHQYMIYENLALIAETGWAHGEFDKDVWGRRFYNQASDMWKVSLGLKYQF from the coding sequence ATGAAACGACTACTGTTCGTTGCTTCGTTCTTTACGCTTCTTTTCGGCATGTTCACTGTTGCCAGTGCTACCACAGAGATTCGTATGGTAGGGGATGCTCGCATTCATGCGAACTGGTATGCAAACTATCAATTTACAGGCTGGAACCGTGATGGAACCGAAACCGTTGATCCTGTCACGATTTGGGAACGCTTTCGTTTGCGTACCGATTTTATTGCAAACGAATCATTGAAGTTCCGGTTAGGACTTAAAGTAGAAGAAGTTTGGGGACACGGAACTTTTACGGCAGACAATTCGGATGTCTCGCTTGAAGTTTATCAGGCCTACCTGAAATTTAAATGGCCTGATACGGATATTGAGATCACCGCAGGTTACCAACCTTTGGCTTTGCCTCAGAGCGCTTTTTTTGATGGCAGCATTGTTTTTGATTCCGAAGCTGCTGCTTTGGTCGTCACTTCGCCGTTAATCGACGATACATTGGCCATCAATGCTGGTTTCATTCGTTTTTTGGATAATGGCCAGGATGATTTCACTACGACGCAAGTCGCTGATGAGCTCGATGCCTATTTTCTGGCATTGCCCATCACACTTGACGGCGCAACCATTGTGCCGTGGGGCATGGTTGCCGTTGCTGGTATCAATGGGAACTACGGTGCGTTTGGTGACGGCAATGGTGCGGAACTCTTCACTGCTGGCACGTACATGATCGCTCCCGTTGGGCTGAAGAATAACCAGAATGTGTATTGGTGGGTTGGAGGTGCGTTTGAAGTGGACGCACTCGATCCGATCAAATTGTATGCTGACGTTCTTTATGGTGAAGGTAATTCTGGTGATCGTGACAAAAGCAAGCGATGGGGCTGGTTTATCGATGGCGCCATTGAATACACCGGACTCGATATGCTGACGCCGCAATTGTCCGCTTGGTGGAGTTCTGGTGAAGATGGAAGCACGCGAAATGGTTCCGAGCGCATGCCTTATCTTGTTTCTTCATGGAATTCATCTACCTCGTTCCTGTTTGACGGTGGTCAGGAGTTCGAAAATGGTTTTGTTGGGGTCAATCCCATCGGAAGCTGGGGAATTACGGCGTCTCTGAATGATATTTCGTTTATCGAAGACCTGACTCACCGTCTGACCTTCACGTATGCTCGCGGGACCAATTCAAAGACAGCCTTACGAGATGCTAATCTTATCCTTGGAACCAACAACTTTTTCATCATGGGCAAGGACCTTACAGTAGACGAATATGTTCTCGGATTATCGTTCGATCATCAATATATGATCTACGAAAATTTAGCCCTCATTGCTGAAACGGGTTGGGCGCACGGTGAATTCGATAAGGACGTTTGGGGACGACGTTTTTACAATCAAGCCAGTGATATGTGGAAAGTTTCCTTGGGATTGAAATATCAATTCTAG
- a CDS encoding phosphate acyltransferase, with the protein MHITCLDDLITACAGLPEMPRVAVVNPVDGFVLRAAVESMQRNVAIPVFVGDLTTAKAKAKDIGLDIDGFQFYDEPDTGNALRFALRLYRQGEVGLMMKGLVPTADLLKAVLDKETGAPPQGVLSHVALFERPMTHQLMILTDAGVNIRPNLQRKVDIVKNAVTVMRAIGVSRPKIAFLAATEKVNYPAMPATLDADLLTKMAEHGEFGEVDAAGPMALDIAVSHEAAQIKGITNSVAGSADILVVPAIESGNVLYKSLNSFNKVPIAGIVAGSAVPLVVPSRGDSEATKLHSLALAACLTKPETLQAL; encoded by the coding sequence ATGCATATTACCTGCCTCGACGATCTTATCACGGCCTGCGCGGGGCTGCCCGAGATGCCGCGTGTTGCTGTTGTCAACCCGGTGGATGGTTTTGTTCTGCGGGCTGCGGTTGAATCCATGCAACGCAATGTCGCTATCCCTGTGTTTGTTGGCGATCTAACCACTGCCAAGGCCAAAGCCAAAGACATCGGTTTAGATATTGATGGATTTCAATTTTATGATGAACCTGATACGGGGAACGCCCTACGGTTTGCGTTGCGTTTATATCGGCAGGGTGAAGTCGGCCTCATGATGAAAGGGCTTGTTCCCACGGCTGACCTCCTCAAAGCGGTCCTGGACAAAGAAACAGGCGCCCCTCCACAGGGAGTTTTAAGCCACGTGGCGCTCTTCGAACGCCCAATGACACACCAACTTATGATTTTGACCGATGCTGGAGTCAATATTCGTCCGAACCTGCAGCGCAAAGTCGATATCGTCAAAAATGCCGTTACCGTCATGCGCGCAATCGGTGTTTCCCGTCCCAAAATCGCCTTTTTAGCCGCAACGGAAAAAGTCAATTATCCGGCGATGCCTGCCACCCTTGATGCTGATCTGCTCACCAAAATGGCCGAACATGGTGAATTCGGCGAGGTAGACGCGGCTGGGCCCATGGCCTTGGATATTGCCGTGTCGCATGAAGCAGCCCAGATAAAGGGAATAACCAATTCTGTAGCTGGATCGGCCGACATACTGGTCGTACCGGCTATTGAAAGCGGCAATGTCCTGTATAAAAGCCTCAACAGCTTTAACAAAGTCCCGATTGCCGGAATTGTTGCCGGGAGTGCCGTGCCATTGGTGGTACCATCACGCGGTGACAGTGAAGCAACCAAGCTCCATTCTTTGGCTTTGGCAGCCTGCCTGACAAAACCGGAGACATTGCAGGCTTTATAA
- the ilvN gene encoding acetolactate synthase small subunit, which yields MLHTLSALVRNRPGVLADMALAFKTQDLNITSIACGETENPEVSRMVLCLEAEDGQVDAITKAIADMDFIIQMDDLARKEFVDRELLLVKVAMEPESVSRLMQVLEVFRASVVGMGETSITAEMTGDRERVDGLIRLLKPFGIKSLCRTGMIALKRGDE from the coding sequence GTGTTACATACCCTCTCCGCTCTTGTACGCAATCGTCCCGGCGTATTGGCCGATATGGCTCTGGCGTTCAAGACCCAAGACCTCAACATTACAAGCATTGCCTGCGGTGAAACGGAAAATCCTGAAGTCTCCCGCATGGTTTTGTGCCTGGAAGCTGAAGATGGCCAAGTCGACGCAATAACCAAGGCTATTGCCGACATGGATTTCATTATTCAAATGGACGATCTTGCCCGTAAAGAGTTCGTCGATCGCGAATTACTGCTCGTTAAAGTGGCCATGGAACCAGAGAGCGTGAGCCGGCTTATGCAAGTACTTGAAGTCTTTCGAGCCTCTGTGGTCGGCATGGGGGAAACCTCCATCACTGCCGAAATGACCGGAGATCGGGAGCGGGTTGATGGACTCATTCGACTCCTCAAACCATTTGGCATCAAAAGTCTCTGTCGCACCGGAATGATCGCGCTCAAGCGTGGCGACGAATAA